The Oncorhynchus gorbuscha isolate QuinsamMale2020 ecotype Even-year unplaced genomic scaffold, OgorEven_v1.0 Un_scaffold_1519, whole genome shotgun sequence genome includes a region encoding these proteins:
- the LOC124023156 gene encoding adhesive plaque matrix protein-like, producing the protein MLLSKASRGGSIPPHRTRGGSIPPHRTRGSIPPTPYQNINPPHTVPEEDQSPTPYQRRINRPTPYQRINPPYRTRGGSIPHTIPEEVQSPTPYQRRINPPHRTRGGSIPHTVPEEDQSPHTVPEEVQSPHTVPEEDQSPHTVPEEVQSPTPYQRRFNPPTPYQRRINPPTPYQRRFNPPTPYQKRINPPHRTRGGSIPPPYQRRFNPPTPYQRRFNPPTPYQRRINPPTPYQRRFNPPTPYQRRFNPHTVPEEDQSPTPYQRRFNPPHRTRGGSIPPHRTRGGSIPPHHTRGGSIPPHRTRGSKPPTPYQRRINPPHRTRGGSIPHTVPEEVQSPTLYQRRFNTPTPYQRINPPTLYQRRFNPPHRTRGGSIPPHYTRGGSIPHTVPEEDQSPHTIPEEVQSPHTVPEEDQSPTPYQRRINPPHHTRGGSIPPHRTRGGSIPPHRTRGGSIPHTVPEEVQSPHTVPEEDQSPTPYQRRFNPPHRTRGGSIPPHRTRGGSIPPHHTRGGSIPHTVPEDQNPHTVPEEDQSPHTVPEEDQSPHTVPEEVQSPHTVPEEVQYPHTVPEDQSPTLYQRRFNPPTPYQRRFNSPTLYQRRFNTPTPYQRINPPTPYQRRINPPTPYQRRINPPTPYQRRFNPPTLYQMSINTPTPYQRINPPPHYTRGGSIPAHCTRGGSIPSHRTRGGSIPSHRTRGGSIPPTPYQRRFNPPIWF; encoded by the coding sequence ATGTTATTGTCTAAGGCTTCCAGAGGAGGTTCAATCCCCCCACACCGTACCAGAGGAGGATCAATCCCCCCACACCGTACCAGAGGATCAATCCCCCCCACACCGTACCAGAATATCAATCCCCCCCACACCGTACCAGAGGAGGATCAATCCCCCACACCGTACCAGAGGAGGATCAATCGCCCCACACCGTACCAGAGGATCAATCCCCCATACCGTACCAGAGGAGGATCAATCCCCCACACTATACCAGAGGAGGTTCAATCCCCCACACCGTACCAGAGGAGGATCAATCCCCCACACCGTACCAGAGGAGGTTCAATCCCCCACACCGTACCAGAGGAGGATCAATCCCCCCACACCGTACCAGAGGAGGTTCAATCCCCCCACACCGTACCAGAGGAGGATCAATCCCCCCACACCGTACCAGAGGAGGTTCAATCCCCCACACCGTACCAGAGGAGGTTCAATCCCCCCACACCGTACCAGAGGAGGATCAATCCCCCCACACCGTACCAGAGGAGGTTCAATCCCCCCACACCGTACCAGAAGAGGATCAATCCCCCACACCGTACCAGAGGAGGTTCAATCCCCCCACCGTACCAGAGGAGGTTCAATCCCCCCACACCGTACCAGAGGAGGTTCAATCCCCCCACACCGTACCAGAGGAGGATCAATCCCCCCACACCGTACCAGAGGAGGTTCAATCCCCCCACACCGTACCAGAGGAGGTTCAATCCCCACACCGTACCAGAGGAGGATCAATCCCCCACACCGTACCAGAGGAGGTTCAATCCCCCACACCGTACCAGAGGAGGTTCAATCCCCCCACACCGTACCAGAGGAGGATCAATCCCCCCACACCATACCAGAGGAGGTTCAATCCCCCCACACCGTACCAGAGGATCAAAACCCCCCACACCGTACCAGAGGAGGATCAATCCCCCACACCGTACCAGAGGAGGATCAATCCCCCACACCGTACCAGAGGAGGTTCAATCCCCCACACTGTACCAGAGGAGGTTCAATACCCCCACACCGTACCAGAGGATCAATCCCCCCACACTGTACCAGAGGAGGTTCAATCCCCCACACCGTACCAGAGGAGGTTCAATTCCCCCACACTATACCAGAGGAGGTTCAATACCCCACACCGTACCAGAGGAGGATCAATCCCCCCACACCATACCAGAGGAGGTTCAATCCCCCCACACCGTACCAGAGGAGGATCAATCCCCCACACCGTACCAGAGGAGGATCAATCCCCCACACCATACCAGAGGAGGTTCAATCCCCCCACACCGTACCAGAGGAGGTTCAATCCCCCCACACCGTACCAGAGGAGGATCAATCCCCCACACCGTACCAGAGGAGGTTCAATCCCCCCACACCGTACCAGAGGAGGATCAATCCCCCACACCGTACCAGAGGAGGTTCAATCCCCCACACCGTACCAGAGGAGGTTCAATCCCCCCACACCGTACCAGAGGAGGATCAATCCCCCCACACCATACCAGAGGAGGTTCAATCCCCCACACCGTACCAGAGGATCAAAACCCCCACACCGTACCAGAGGAGGATCAATCCCCCCACACCGTACCAGAGGAGGATCAATCCCCCCACACCGTACCAGAGGAGGTTCAATCCCCCCACACTGTACCAGAGGAGGTTCAATACCCCCACACCGTACCAGAGGATCAATCCCCCACACTGTACCAGAGGAGGTTCAATCCCCCCACACCGTACCAGAGGAGGTTCAATTCCCCCACACTATACCAGAGGAGGTTCAATACCCCCACACCGTACCAGAGGATCAATCCCCCCACACCGTACCAGAGGAGGATCAATCCCCCCACACCGTACCAGAGGAGGATCAATCCCCCCACACCGTACCAGAGGAGGTTCAATCCCCCCACACTATACCAGATGAGCATCAATACCCCCACACCGTACCAGAGGATCAATCCCCCCCCACACTATACCAGAGGAGGATCAATCCCCGCACACTGTACCAGAGGAGGTTCAATCCCCTCACACCGTACCAGAGGAGGTTCAATCCCCTCACACCGTACCAGAGGAGGTTCAATCCCCCCCACACCATACCAGAGGAGGTTCAATCCCCccatttggttttaa